In Blattabacterium cuenoti, the genomic window ATGGATAATGAAGCTTTAATAGATTCTTTTTCAGATTTTAAATATGAAAAAAATATAGATAGAGTGAGTCTAATGGCCATTTTAGAAGAATCTATACGATGTGTTTTAAGAAAAAAATACGAATCATCAAAAAATTACGATATTATTGTAAATCCAGATCAAGGGGATTTAGAAATATGGAGGAATCGCGTAGTAGTGCAAGATGGAGAAATAAAAGATATAAATAAGGAAATAGAACTATCTACAGCTAGAAAAATAGAACCTGATTTTGAAATTGGAGAAGAAGTTACGGAAAAAGTAGAATTACAATCTTTAGGAAGAAGAGCTATTTTAGCTCTCAGACAAAATTTGCTTTCTAAAATTAGTGAGTATGATAATACAAATACTTATAAAAAGTTCAAAAATAAAGTAGGAGAGATTATTAATGTGGAAGTCTATCATATCTTGCCAAAACAAATTATTATGAGAGATGAAGAACAAAATGAAATGGTTTTACCTAAACAAGAGCAAATACCAAGTGATTTTTTTAGAAAAGGAGACCCCGTTAGAGCTTTAGTTAAACGAGTAGATTGGAAAGATAACAAACCTTTTGCTATTCTTAGCAGAAAAGATGAATCTTTTTTGGAAGAACTTTTTAAGTTAGAAATTCCAGAGGTTTCTGATGGTTTAATTACAGTTAAAAAAGTAGCACGTATTCCAGGAGAAAAAGCTAAAGTAGCTGTAGAATCTTATGATGATCGTATAGATCCAGTAGGAGCATGTGTAGGAATGAAGGGGTCTAGGATTCATCCTATTGTTAGAGAATTAAAAAATGAAAATATAGATGTTATTAATTTCACCTCTAATATACAGTTATATATAACAAGAGCTTTAAGTCCGGCTAAAGTTTCTATGATGGAAGTTAATGAAGAACATAAATATGTAAATGTATATGTAAAAATTGAAGAAATATCGAAAGCAATTGGAAAAGGAGGTCAAAACATCAAATTAGCTAGTCAATTAACTGGATATAAAATACATATATTCAGAGATTTTCCTTATGAAGATGATGTGGAATTAACAGAATTTTCTGATGAAATAGAATCGGAAGTATTGGAAAGATTTCATAAAGTAGGTTTAAATACCGCAAAATCTGTTTTAAACTACAGCAAAACTGATTTAAGTAAACGGACTAATCTTGAAGAAAAAACTATAAATAAAGTATTTACCATATTAAAAAAAGAATTTGAGGAAGAATTAAATGTAAATACATAAGTTTTTTCTTTCCAAGATTTCTATTTTTATTCTTATATTTTTTACTACATTTTTATATTTTTATATGACTGATAAAATCAGATTAAAAACAGTATTAACCAAATTTAATATTTCCTTACAACGAGTAATTAGTTTTTTACAAAAAAAAGGAATTGAAATAGAAAATAATCCTAATGCCAAAATAGAAGAACCAGTCTATAAGTTTCTTGTTAGAGAATTTAAAACTCACAAGGAAATACGAGATGCATCTGAGAAGGTTTTTTTGCAAAAAAAAATGGAAAAAGATAAAATAAAAGAAGAATTATTAAAATCAAAACATATTCATAATTATCAAATTATACGTGCCAAATCAGAAAATTTAATTGAATTTAAAAAAGTAGGAAAAATAGATATTGATACATTAGACAAAAAATATGGAATTAAAGAAGAAAAAAAAAACAATTTACATCAACATAAAAAAATAGAAAATAAATTTAAAAATCATAACAAACCTGAACATATTGATACCATATATCAAAAATTGGATGGGGTTATGTTAACAGGAGATAGAATAGATTTATCTCAATTTGAAAAAAAAAGAACAAAATCAGAAATTAAAAAGAAACGAAAGAGAATAAAAAAAGAAGTTTTTGTTGATGAAGTGAAAAATATTTCTACAAGTAAAAAACAAAATAAAGAAAAGAAATCTAATAAATATTATAATGAAAAAAAAATAGATAAATCAAAAAATAAAAAGAATTTACAAAAATCTGTAATTACTGATGAACAAATTAAAAAACAAATCAGAGAAACTTTAGAAAAGTTATCTTCCAAAGGAATCAAATCAAAAGCTTCAAAAATTAGGAAAGAAAAACGTCAATCCAAGAAGGAAAAAAAATTTATACAAAATGAAATAGAAAATAAAAAAGAAGAAAAAGTTCTTAAACTAGCTGAATTTACTACAGTAAATGAACTAGCATCTATGATGAAAGTCAATGCTACAGATGTGATAGTATCTTGCATGTCTTTGGGAATTATGGTTACCATGAATCAAAGATTAGATGCAGAGATATTAACCTTAGTTGCAGATGAATTTGGATATAATGTAAAATTTGTCGGATTGGATTTAGAGGAAGCAGTTCAAGATGATAAAGATTTAGAAGAACATTTAAGACCTAGGCCTCCTATCATTACAGTTATGGGGCATGTAGATCATGGAAAAACGTCTTTATTAGATTATATTAGAAATACCAATGTTATTGCAGGAGAAGCAGGTGGAATTACTCAACATATAGCCGCTTATAGTGTAGAATGTTCTAATAATCAAAGTGTTACTTTTTTAGATACTCCAGGACATGAAGCTTTTACTGCTATGCGCGCAAGAGGAGCACAAATAACGGATATTGCAATCATAGTTATAGCGGCTGATGATCAGGTGATGCCTCAAACCAAAGAAGCAATTAGTCATGCTCAAGCTGCTAGCGTTCCTATCCTTTTTGTTTTTAATAAAATGGATAAATCCAACGCTAATCCAGATAAAATTAGAGAACAATTAGCTAATTTGAATTTTTTAGTTAAAGAATGGGGAGGAAAATATTCTACTCAAGAAATATCAGCAAAATTAGGATCTGGGATAGATGAGTTATTAAAAAAAGTTATTTTAGTTTCTGAATCGTTAAATTTAAAAGCTAATCCAAATAAACCTGCAATAGGAACAGTTATAGAAGCTTCTTTAGATAAAGGAAGAGGATTCATTGCAACTTTACTTCTCCAAGGAGGAACATTAAGAGTTGGAGATTATGTATTAGCAGGAAGTCATCATGGAAAAGTAAAAAGTATTTTGGATGAACGGGGGAAATCTGTTCCATTAGTAGGTCCATCTAAGCCTATTACTATATTAGGATTGAACGGAGCTCCTACTGCTGGAGATAAATTTAAAGTATTTAAAGATGAGAAAGAAGCAAAACAACTTGCTTCTAGAAGAGAACAATTGCAAAGAGAACAAAATATACGAGCTCAAAAACATCTTACATTGGATGAAATAGGAAGACGTATAGCATTAGGTGATTTTAAAGAATTGAAAATTATTATTAAAGGAGATGTGGATGGATCAGTGGAAGCTATTGCTGATGCTCTTCAGAAATTATCTACAAATAATATTATGATCAATATTATTTATAAAGGGGTTGGTCAGATTACAGAATCTGATGTTTTATTAGCGAGTGCTTCAGATGCTATAATTATAGGATTTAATGTTCGTTCTAATATTGGAGCTAAGAATATAGAAAAAAAAGAAAATATAGAAATACGAACTTATTCAATTATATACGATATTACCAATGATATTCAAGAAGCTATGGATGGAATGCTATCTCCTGAAGTAAGAGAAAAGATATTAGGGAATGCTGAAGTTAGAGAAATATTCAAAATACCAAAAACAGGAACTATAGCTGGATGTATGGTAATAGAAGGGAAATTATTACGTCAAGCAAAAGTTAGGTTAATTAGAGAAGGAATTGTTATTCATAATGGAGAATTTACTTCTCTTAAACGTTTTAAGGAAGATGTTAAAGAAGTTTCAAAAGGATATGAATGTGGGTTAGGAATAAAAAATTATCATAATCTTAAATCTGGAGATCTTATAGAGGTTTATGAAGAATTATCTGAATATAAAAAAAGTTAAAAACAATGTATAGAACACATAATTGTGGAGAATTGAGGATCAAAGATGTAGGAAAAGAAGTCATATTATCTGGATGGATTCAAAAAATAAGAAATTTAGGATCTTTATTATTTATGGATATTAGAGATTATTTTGGAATTACACAGTTAATGATTTCTAAAAAATTAGTAAAAAAAAATTTTCTTTTAGGAAAAGAGTTTATAATTAGAATAAGAGGAAAGGTCGTAGAAAGATTTTCTAAGAATAATAATATTCCTACAGGTGAAATAGAAATTTCAGTTTCTCATATAGATTTGTTAAATTCATCTCTACCTACTCCTTTTACTATAGAAGATCAAACAGATGGAAATGAAGAAATTAGAATGATTTATAGATATCTTGATATGAGAAGAAATCCTATTAAAAATAATTTGATTATTCGTCATAATTTAACTTTGGAGATACGTAATTTTCTTTCTGAAAATGGATTTTTGGAAATAGAAACTCCTGTCTTAATCAATCATACTCCAGAAGGAGCAAGAAGTTTTGTTGTTCCTTCTAGAATACATATTGATAAGTTCTATGCTCTAGCTCAATCTCCACAATTATTTAAACAATTGTTGATGATAGGAGGAATAGATAAGTATTTTCAAATTGTGAAATGTTTTAGGGATGAAGATTCACGTTCTGATAGACAAATAGAGTTTACACAAATAGATTGTGAGATGTCTTTCGTAGAAGTTCATGATGTATTAGTTTTCTTTGAAAATTTTATCAAACATATTTTCAAAAAAATTAAAAAAATTCAATTAGATCCTTTTCCTTGTATTTCTTATTCTAATGCTATAAAAATATATGGAACAGATTCTCCTGATATTCGTTTTGGTATGCCTTTTATTGAACTAAATGATTTAGTTAAAAAAAAAGATATTAATTTTTTGAAAACACAAGAATTGGTAATAGGAATTAAAATTAAAAAATATCATAATATTTATGATAAAATAGATTTTTTTTTGAAAAAAATAGAAAATGATAACTTTTTTTGGATAAAATACTTATGTGATCAAACTTTACTTTCTTCTAATCAAAGTTTTTTAAACAAAAAAATTTTAGAAATTTTTGTAAAGTATTTTAAAGCTATACCCGGTGATTTCTTATTTTTTTCTTATGGAAAAAAAAGAAAAACTAGAGAAAAACTCGGAGAAATACGACTAAAAATAGCAGATTTTTTTAATTTAAAAAATTCTAAAATTTATCAACCTTTGTGGATTACAGATATTCCTCTTTTAAAATGGGATAAACAATTTAAAAAATATAAATCTGTACATCATCCATTTACTAGTCCAAAAGAAGAAGATATTCATTTACTGAAAACAAATCCAAAAAAAATTCGTTCTAAATCTTATGATTTAATTATAAACGGAATAGAAATCGGAAGTGGATCTATACGTATTCACAATAAAAATATACAGAATTTTATTTTTAAACATTTAGGATTTTCTCAAAAGGAAATAGAATCTAAATTTGGTTTTTTTATAAAAGCTTTTGAATATGGAGTTCCTCCTCATGGAGGTATAGCTTTCGGTTTAGATAGACTAGTCAATCTTATGGAAG contains:
- the nusA gene encoding transcription termination factor NusA — protein: MDNEALIDSFSDFKYEKNIDRVSLMAILEESIRCVLRKKYESSKNYDIIVNPDQGDLEIWRNRVVVQDGEIKDINKEIELSTARKIEPDFEIGEEVTEKVELQSLGRRAILALRQNLLSKISEYDNTNTYKKFKNKVGEIINVEVYHILPKQIIMRDEEQNEMVLPKQEQIPSDFFRKGDPVRALVKRVDWKDNKPFAILSRKDESFLEELFKLEIPEVSDGLITVKKVARIPGEKAKVAVESYDDRIDPVGACVGMKGSRIHPIVRELKNENIDVINFTSNIQLYITRALSPAKVSMMEVNEEHKYVNVYVKIEEISKAIGKGGQNIKLASQLTGYKIHIFRDFPYEDDVELTEFSDEIESEVLERFHKVGLNTAKSVLNYSKTDLSKRTNLEEKTINKVFTILKKEFEEELNVNT
- the infB gene encoding translation initiation factor IF-2 is translated as MTDKIRLKTVLTKFNISLQRVISFLQKKGIEIENNPNAKIEEPVYKFLVREFKTHKEIRDASEKVFLQKKMEKDKIKEELLKSKHIHNYQIIRAKSENLIEFKKVGKIDIDTLDKKYGIKEEKKNNLHQHKKIENKFKNHNKPEHIDTIYQKLDGVMLTGDRIDLSQFEKKRTKSEIKKKRKRIKKEVFVDEVKNISTSKKQNKEKKSNKYYNEKKIDKSKNKKNLQKSVITDEQIKKQIRETLEKLSSKGIKSKASKIRKEKRQSKKEKKFIQNEIENKKEEKVLKLAEFTTVNELASMMKVNATDVIVSCMSLGIMVTMNQRLDAEILTLVADEFGYNVKFVGLDLEEAVQDDKDLEEHLRPRPPIITVMGHVDHGKTSLLDYIRNTNVIAGEAGGITQHIAAYSVECSNNQSVTFLDTPGHEAFTAMRARGAQITDIAIIVIAADDQVMPQTKEAISHAQAASVPILFVFNKMDKSNANPDKIREQLANLNFLVKEWGGKYSTQEISAKLGSGIDELLKKVILVSESLNLKANPNKPAIGTVIEASLDKGRGFIATLLLQGGTLRVGDYVLAGSHHGKVKSILDERGKSVPLVGPSKPITILGLNGAPTAGDKFKVFKDEKEAKQLASRREQLQREQNIRAQKHLTLDEIGRRIALGDFKELKIIIKGDVDGSVEAIADALQKLSTNNIMINIIYKGVGQITESDVLLASASDAIIIGFNVRSNIGAKNIEKKENIEIRTYSIIYDITNDIQEAMDGMLSPEVREKILGNAEVREIFKIPKTGTIAGCMVIEGKLLRQAKVRLIREGIVIHNGEFTSLKRFKEDVKEVSKGYECGLGIKNYHNLKSGDLIEVYEELSEYKKS
- the aspS gene encoding aspartate--tRNA ligase, whose translation is MYRTHNCGELRIKDVGKEVILSGWIQKIRNLGSLLFMDIRDYFGITQLMISKKLVKKNFLLGKEFIIRIRGKVVERFSKNNNIPTGEIEISVSHIDLLNSSLPTPFTIEDQTDGNEEIRMIYRYLDMRRNPIKNNLIIRHNLTLEIRNFLSENGFLEIETPVLINHTPEGARSFVVPSRIHIDKFYALAQSPQLFKQLLMIGGIDKYFQIVKCFRDEDSRSDRQIEFTQIDCEMSFVEVHDVLVFFENFIKHIFKKIKKIQLDPFPCISYSNAIKIYGTDSPDIRFGMPFIELNDLVKKKDINFLKTQELVIGIKIKKYHNIYDKIDFFLKKIENDNFFWIKYLCDQTLLSSNQSFLNKKILEIFVKYFKAIPGDFLFFSYGKKRKTREKLGEIRLKIADFFNLKNSKIYQPLWITDIPLLKWDKQFKKYKSVHHPFTSPKEEDIHLLKTNPKKIRSKSYDLIINGIEIGSGSIRIHNKNIQNFIFKHLGFSQKEIESKFGFFIKAFEYGVPPHGGIAFGLDRLVNLMEEDKNIKNFIAFPKNNYGKDVMINAPSFLEKEKLKELHLR